Below is a window of Betaproteobacteria bacterium DNA.
CGAGTTACGGGACGGCTGTTACGCTGGTGTCGAAAAAGACGGGAGCCGAGGTGTTCCGTGATCTGGCCGAGCCCGGACTCGGTCACCTGATCGAGCAGGGGGAACACTATCCCTTTAAGCACCCCAAGGCAGCTTGAGGAGCGCGCTTCCGGCGAAACCGCCGCCGGGTTCTCGGGGCGTCAGAGGCGCCCGGTGGCTCCGAAGATCGCAACCAGCGTGAGATCTTCCTCAATGTCGAAGAACGAGTGCTCGGAGGTGGCGCGCACGTAAAGAATGGTCCCTGCTGATACTTGCTGCTGCGCGCCCGCGACCTTGAGCCGTGCGCGGCCGCTGACGACGAGGTAGACCTCGT
It encodes the following:
- a CDS encoding cupin domain-containing protein; translated protein: MSSNEWSVFTLDELARRVKGKEARFIEFLHTPSLSCAIYHLPAGSRDMQAPHLEDEVYLVVSGRARLKVAGAQQQVSAGTILYVRATSEHSFFDIEEDLTLVAIFGATGRL